In Odocoileus virginianus isolate 20LAN1187 ecotype Illinois chromosome 15, Ovbor_1.2, whole genome shotgun sequence, a genomic segment contains:
- the PSKH2 gene encoding LOW QUALITY PROTEIN: serine/threonine-protein kinase H2 (The sequence of the model RefSeq protein was modified relative to this genomic sequence to represent the inferred CDS: inserted 2 bases in 2 codons; deleted 1 base in 1 codon; substituted 1 base at 1 genomic stop codon) translates to MFYNPGKSFSGTWAILSSEIQASRKSPALSTSLDGSPGSSSQVGHTFSSKKQVSFHFIAAVTIRSGIEKDLALDTLGLGYDIKTCIGTGSFXEVVRVEPRTTKKPFAIKVMETRMREGREVCESELPVLWGFGHSSIIQLLEIFGAGDQVYVMMGLALEREFFDXLISQGSFTEQDAVRIPHVVADGMRYVHALRITNRDLKPEKLLHNHPGVDSHILITDVDLGHSRNKGGDWTVRMLCGXPEYIAPEVLLRKSYTSRVDTWIFGLIEYVLLGRSLSFNDESHVRLSRKILKGRELYRRAAAHGLPASAASLVAEHGPQGAGVSGAAVRERSRCSSGLQSAGSAVVTSRPSCSTHVGSSRFGICVSCTGRQILCHRAVGNALPSPFSFKTEISRFRVECGHPASLIQTH, encoded by the exons ATGTTCTACAACCCGGGAAAGTCTTTCTCCGGGACTTGGGCCATCCTTTCTTCTGAAATACAAGCATCAAGAAAGAGCCCGGCCTTATCTACCAGTCTCGATGGGAGTCCGGGATCTAGCTCCCAG gttggtcataccttttcttccaagaagcaagtgtcttttcatttcatagctgcagtcaccatccgcagtggcATCGAGAAGGACCTTGCTTTGGATACACTGGGGCTGGG ATATGATATCAAGACTTGTATTGGGACTGGCAGTT AGGAGGTGGTCAGGGTGGAGCCAAGGACCACCAAGAAACCTTTTGCAATAAAAGTGATGGAAACCAGAATGAGAGAAGGCAGGGAGGTGTGTGAGTCTGAGTTGCCTGTCCTATGGGGGTTTGGCCACAGTTCCATCATCCAGCTCCTGGAGATCTTTGGGGCCGGAGATCAAGTTTACGTGATGATGGGGTTGGCTCTAGAAAGGGAGTTCTTTGATTGACTCATCTCTCAGGGATCCTTTACAGAGCAGGATGCCGTCAGAATCCCCCACGTGGTTGCTGATGGCATGAGGTATGTGCATGCGTTGAGAATAACT AACAGAGACCTAAAGCCTGAAAAGCTCTTACACAATCACCCAGGAGTAGACTCACACATTTTAATCACAGACGTTGATTTGGGACACTCTAGGAACAAAGGGGGTGACTGGACAGTGAGGATGCTCTGTG CCCCAGAGTACATAGCTCCTGAAGTTTTGCTGAGAAAATCTTATACCAGCAGAGTTGACACGTGGATTTTTGGTCTAATCGAGTATGTGTTACTTGGCAGATCCCTGTCTTTTAACGATGAAAGCCATGTGAGGCTTTCTAGGAAGATTCTGAAAGGCAGAGAGTTATACAGGAGAG ctgcagcgcaCGGGCTCCCCGCCTCAGCGgcctctctcgttgcggagcacgggccTCAGGGCGCCGGGGTTTCAGGAGCCGCAGTGCGTGAGCGCAGTCGCTGCAGCtccgggctccagagcgcaggctccgCGGTTGTGACGTccaggcctagttgctccacgCACGTGGGCTCCTCCCGGTTCGggatctgtgtctcctgcacgggcaggcagatcctttgccaCCGAGCCGTCGGGAACGCCCTGCCCAGCCCTTTTAGCTTCA AAACCGAGATCTCGCGATTCCGAGTTGAGTGTGGCCACCCAGCCTCTCTGATCCAGACCCACTGA